In Roseibium algicola, the DNA window GACTGTCTGTCTTCGGTCACCCAGCCTACAGCGCTGCAAAGGCCGGCCTGATCCATGCAACAAGGTCCATCGCAGTCGAATATGGGAAGTATGGCATTAGATCGAATGCCATCGCGCCTGGTACTGTTAAGACCCAGGCCTGGAAAATACGGCAGGCTGCCAATCCGGACGTCTTTGACGAGGCCCTTTCCTGGTATCCGTTCAAATCCCTGCCTGAACCGAACGACATTGCCTCGGCCGTCTCATTCCTGATCAGTCCGGCGGCGCGTTGCATCACGGGTGTTTGCCTGCCTGTCGACAGTGGGCTCACTGCCGGGTCACCTGCCCTTGCCCGAACCTTCACTCAATCTCCCGACTTCGACGGATTTTAAGTCATGACCAAGTTTGTGCTCGATTGTTTCTACCGCCCTGCGGAGGATCTTGCTGCGTCTCGTCAGGAGTTTGCACTGACCAATACAAGCTCCAGGCCCCTGAAGGATTTCACGCTGGCCTACACGGCGGTCAACCGGGCCACGGCAAATGCCAAGCTTGAAAACGCAGCGAGTTTCAGCCGGATTGCGAATTTTCACGAAATCACGCCAAACACTGGCGAAACGATCGAACCAGGCGAAACCTGGACCTTTGCCATCACCGGCCTGGCGAACGTGGCAAGACACCGGCTTGATGGTCCTAAGTCCGCCTATGTCAGCACCGGTGGCAGCGTCATCGAGGTGCTGTGCAATGATCTTGAAGCGCCGGAAGAGCTGGACAGCGGAGAACGCCGCAGCATACCGGCTGGACACCTTTCTGAACCGCTGCATATCGTTCCCTGGCCCCAGAAAGTGGAAGTAACGGCCTTTGCGGACGACAAGACAAGCTTCCTAGTTGCCCAGGGCTCTGCAGAGGAAAAGGCGGCGGCGGCCAAGATCAACGCGCTCGCAGCAAGGCTTTTTCCAGGAGCGCCACATCCATTCCGGTTTACTCAATCGCATCATCAAATCGCGATTGAGTTCCAGCAGGACGATAGCCTTGCAGCTGACGGTTACCGGCTCGAATTTGACCAGGCGAAAGCAGCCTTGCGCTACAGCGGCCCCGTCGGCCGTGACTATGGCCTGACTGTACTCGCCCAGATGGCCTACGGCACCTATGAGGCACCCGGTACATTCAAGTATCCTGCACAGGGCGTGATTGAAGACGCGCCAAGATTTTCCTGGCGTGGAACGCATCTGGATGTGTCACGACATTTCCGTGGCCCCAAAGACATCATGCGCCTGCTCGACGTTCTCGCCTGGGGTCGGATGAACGTCTTCCAATGGCATCTGACAGACGATGAAGGCTGGCGACTTGAAATCAAGGCCTATCCCGAACTGACCGTGGGCGGCGCGCGGCGTGGCCCTGGGTGCCAGCAGGTGCCCCAGCTTGGCTTTGCCGCTGAAGTCTACGAAGGAGCCTATTCGCAGGACGAGGTTCGCGAGATTGTGGCCCATGCCACCAGCCTGAACATAGATATCCTGCCGGAAATCGATGTTCCGGGGCATTCAACCGCCGTTTTGAAGACCTACCCGCGCTTCACCGATCAGGCGGAGACCCCGGAGAGCTACCATTCCATTCAGGGCTATCCGAACAACGCGCTTAACCCGGCGATGGATGAAACCTACGAGTTTCTGGAAAAGGTCTTTGCGGAAGTTGCAAGCCTGTTTCCATTCGACTTCATCCATATCGGCGGCGACGAAGTCGACGTCAATTCATGGCTTGCCTCGCCGAAGACCCAACGCCTCATGGAGGAAAAGGGTCTTGCGGATACAATGGAAGTGCAAGCCTATTTCATGGGCCGCGTGCGCGACATCCTGAGAAAACTCAACCGGAAACTTGCCGGCTGGGACGAAGTCTCACACGGTGGTGGCATCGACCCGGATGGCGTGCTTCTGATGGCCTGGCAAAGACAGGAAGTCACCAAGGACCTGATCGATCAGGGCTACGACGTCATCTGCACCCCGGGACAGCACTATTACATGGATATGGTCCAGGCATCTGGCTGGCATGAGCCGGGTGCGGGTTGGGCCGGCGTTTCGACACCGGAAGACTGTTACGGCTACGAAGCAGCTGCCGGTCTCAGCACCGGCAGTGAAGAGCGCCTCAAAGGGGTGCAGGCCTGCATCTGGTGCGAGCACATGACCGACAACGTCATCTTCAATCATATGGTCTTTCCTCGGCTTTATGCGGTCGCTGAAGCCGGCTGGACCGATCCCGCCAGCAAGGCCTGGCTGCGATTTGCAGCACAGGCCCCTTTCTTCCCCCAGCTTTGAATGCGTGACGAGGCAGGAAGATGAAAATTGCAGTTGGCGGCATTCATACCGAATGCAGCACCTATTCACCGGTCCAGCAAACCGCATCAGACTTCACGGTCACCCGTGGCAAGGACTTGCTGGTACAGGCAGGCGTCGACGGCGGCAGATTTCCTGACGTCACCTTTTGTCCATTGTTTCACGCCAGATCCATTCCGGGCGGACCGGTGTCTGCGGATTGCTATGCGAGCTTCAAGTCTGCCTTTCTTGCCGAACTTGAAGCCGAGAAGCCATGTGACGGTGTTCTCTTGATTATGCATGGCGCCATGCATGTGATCGGTCTGAGCGATGCGGAAGGGGACTGGATCTCTGCCGTTCGCCAACTTGTCGGGCCGCAAGTGCCAATCGCTGTCAGTTACGATCTGCACGGCAATGTCACGCAAACCATTGTCGATCAGATCGACATCTTCTGTGCTTATCGCACTGCCCCTCATATCGATGTGACCGAAACCCACCGACGTGCCGCGGCAAATCTTGTCGATCAACTGGGTGGCGGTCCCAAGAGGTACGTGGCCTGGGCTCCTGTACCGGTTCTCCTGCCCGGGGAACGAACCAGCACGGAAGATGAACCGACAAAATCGCTTTATGCAAGGTTGCCGGTATTCGATCAGAGATCCGGGGTGACCGATGCCAATCTTATGGTGGGGTATGTCTGGGCTGATACGGCAAGAGCCACCGCAGCTGCCGTGGTGACGGGAACAGACCTGGATGCCATTCAACAGGCGGCTTCCGAAATTGCTGCGCAGTACTGGTCCGCAAGGCAAGACTTCGAGTTTGGTGTCCCCACGAAGCCGCTCGAACTGTGCCTGGGCGATGCTGCAACAGAAAGCTCGTCTCCCCTCATCCTTGCCGACAGTGGCGACAATCCGACAGGTGGTGGTGTTGGTGACAGATCCGATGTCCTGGCGGCCTGGTTGGAGCGAGGCTTGACTGGAGGTGTATTTGCAGGGATCGCTGATCCGGTTTCGGTCGATAAACTCTGGGCATTGCCGGAGGGCTCTTCGTCCCGCCTCACAATTGGTGGTGCATTGGGCAGCGATTGCAAGGTCGTTAGCACGGAAGCTGTCTTGCTGTCTAAACTAGGCAGAGAACAGGATCATAATCGGGAAGTGTTGACCAGGATCGCAGGTAATTTGGTGATCCTGACGGAACACAGACGCCCCTTCCATCAATTGGAGGATTTTCGGCGCTTTGCCATTGAACCATCCACTGCAAGGTTCTTGATCGTGAAATCCGGATACCTTTCGCCAGAGCTGGCCCCAATCGCCAATCCCGCCCGCATGGCCCTCACAGATGGTGCGGTTAACCAGGACATTGAGGCGCTCACAAACCAACACCGCCCTGTGCCGAGCTACCCTTTTCAGCGGGTCTTCGATTGGAAACCGGTTACAAGTCTATCTCGCAGGGCGCCCTCTTGAGTATTGCGCGCTCTTTCGAGCGGCATGAGTAACTGACGAATCCAGCCGACTAAAAGGGGTGCATTGCTTACCAAGCGCGTCCTGAATGCACGGATAATTGGCATTATGCTTGCAAATACAAGCACTCGCAAAGTTTTATTTCTATTATTTTCAGTACCGAATTTAAAATCGGTCATCCGCCTGCATTTGCATTTCTCAAATCAATCATAGTCTTACATGGGATCTTGAGCTCAGCAGCGCCCCTTCAAACACACTAATTGTTATTTTTACCAAGGTTGAATGTGAATGGTCGGTCAGTATCAATTTATGAGACGATCGAAACCCAGCCTTCAGGACCTGCGCCGATCTGCAGATCCAACGGCAAACTAAAACGGCCTGATCGCTGCAAGGATTTGATCTGTAGGGAGATTTGCACGTACCCCATCAACTGTGCCGATCCCATAAAGCTCCGCCGGACCTCTGCCGGTGGAGCTTTTTAATTGGAACTTCTGTCAGGTAGTTACTTCTAGCCGCGTTGAGCAAACCGGCTTTCTGACCTCGAGTTTAAGGCAAGTGCACAGGCGATAGCGGAAACCGATCAAAATCATCGAAAAACATCGACAAAATTACCACAGTCAACAAACTTACTCTACGTTCATTGTTAGTTATGACGATGGCTTTGCGTTCACGAACTGGTGATTGGCCTTGAACTTCGTAGTTCAACCCACATTTATTACCGAAATATAACTGAAAAAGCCCGGATTTGTGATCTTTGTTACACGCATTCGGGAGATTGTGGTGCGATAATGGCAAAATCGTGACCGCACGAACGGGGCGCAAAAGCGCGGAAGACCTGAAAAGTCCTACAATGGACCTCCGTTTACAGACCCCACGCGCGGTAAATTAAGTTGTATTAGCCTTGGGAGGCGTACATGCAACGGAATACCAGAGCAGGAACTCTTGCGCTTGGCCTCATCCTTGCCTTGGCGGGAAGCGCTGCTGCGGCCCCACTGCCTCAGGAAACGATAACGTTGCCTGAGGATCGTTTGGCGGTCACAGTCGCGTCAGCGTCACAGGATCAGGCCGATCCGCTGGAAAGTGAGCTCACGATATGGGTGGGCGAAATCGAGCTTGAAGGCCGGAAAGCGATCTGGGTAGAACTGATCGATTCCTTCGGCGAAGTTATCTATGACAGTGAAGTGAACACCAACGAAACCCATCTGCTTCCAGATGGCCGGGCCGTTGTCGTTCGCGCCATGGATCAGGATACGGTTGTCGCCGGCAAGGATGAATCAAGACTGGTCAATGAAGGCACCCTTACGGTCACGCGTCGTGTGGTCAATGAAGGTGTTGATGCGACCACAATTGAACTTATCGAAACCGGCCAGCAACCCTCGCAGAAACGCGGCACCATGCTGCAGGTCGCAGATTTTGGCGAATTGGTATGGCAGAAGGTCGTTGCCTTCTTCGATGCCGCACGCACACGCGTCGAAATCGCATGGAACTGGATTGTCGACACGATCCAGGCCTGAGGCTTGTTTTGGCGCAATT includes these proteins:
- a CDS encoding beta-N-acetylhexosaminidase, which encodes MTKFVLDCFYRPAEDLAASRQEFALTNTSSRPLKDFTLAYTAVNRATANAKLENAASFSRIANFHEITPNTGETIEPGETWTFAITGLANVARHRLDGPKSAYVSTGGSVIEVLCNDLEAPEELDSGERRSIPAGHLSEPLHIVPWPQKVEVTAFADDKTSFLVAQGSAEEKAAAAKINALAARLFPGAPHPFRFTQSHHQIAIEFQQDDSLAADGYRLEFDQAKAALRYSGPVGRDYGLTVLAQMAYGTYEAPGTFKYPAQGVIEDAPRFSWRGTHLDVSRHFRGPKDIMRLLDVLAWGRMNVFQWHLTDDEGWRLEIKAYPELTVGGARRGPGCQQVPQLGFAAEVYEGAYSQDEVREIVAHATSLNIDILPEIDVPGHSTAVLKTYPRFTDQAETPESYHSIQGYPNNALNPAMDETYEFLEKVFAEVASLFPFDFIHIGGDEVDVNSWLASPKTQRLMEEKGLADTMEVQAYFMGRVRDILRKLNRKLAGWDEVSHGGGIDPDGVLLMAWQRQEVTKDLIDQGYDVICTPGQHYYMDMVQASGWHEPGAGWAGVSTPEDCYGYEAAAGLSTGSEERLKGVQACIWCEHMTDNVIFNHMVFPRLYAVAEAGWTDPASKAWLRFAAQAPFFPQL
- a CDS encoding M81 family metallopeptidase, producing MKIAVGGIHTECSTYSPVQQTASDFTVTRGKDLLVQAGVDGGRFPDVTFCPLFHARSIPGGPVSADCYASFKSAFLAELEAEKPCDGVLLIMHGAMHVIGLSDAEGDWISAVRQLVGPQVPIAVSYDLHGNVTQTIVDQIDIFCAYRTAPHIDVTETHRRAAANLVDQLGGGPKRYVAWAPVPVLLPGERTSTEDEPTKSLYARLPVFDQRSGVTDANLMVGYVWADTARATAAAVVTGTDLDAIQQAASEIAAQYWSARQDFEFGVPTKPLELCLGDAATESSSPLILADSGDNPTGGGVGDRSDVLAAWLERGLTGGVFAGIADPVSVDKLWALPEGSSSRLTIGGALGSDCKVVSTEAVLLSKLGREQDHNREVLTRIAGNLVILTEHRRPFHQLEDFRRFAIEPSTARFLIVKSGYLSPELAPIANPARMALTDGAVNQDIEALTNQHRPVPSYPFQRVFDWKPVTSLSRRAPS